The nucleotide window AACATGTGCCATCATAGAACTATCTTGAAGTATATGAATCTAGTATATATGCATTTAGATGAACCACTGAAAAGAAAGCTATTTGAGTCAACAAAGGGTAACAAAGGCTGGTAAAATGCTGTAGCAATAAAATGAAACTCATCTCTGGTAAATGTAGTCTACAAAAAACAGCTCTTTGAAAATAAAACTTAAAGTAACCCGTAACTTAAACATAAGTACTATACCAACCTGTAAATTGTAATAAAGACCTCGTGTACGGTTCCTATAAGTGAACCTGATATATATGGACCATATTTAACATTTGTTGCAACAGCTGCATAGTTAAAGATAATATATGGAAATGGTGAAATCCTGAGTAAAATAACAGCTCGGAATTGATGAAACCAATCTCCTTCACCAGCTAATCTTACAATAGCTGCTTTCTTGGGCCATTTCTCCAACCATCTCTACAAAATAAGGTATGGAGTTATAAAGAAGAATTTTAAGCTTTATAAGTAGATGGACATAAAAGAACCAGAAGTAGAGACTAACATGTATATTGTCACGAAAGAATGATCCAACAAAAAAGGGCAGCGACATGCCTATACAACTCGCTGATATAATTAACAGAAAGCCATAACCATAGCCAAATGTCATCCCCGCTATCCACATACAAGGTGATGAAGGTAACAACATACTCGGAAACAATGCAATACAAGAAAAAAGTAACAGTCCAAGGACCGATGTGCTGAATGTGGCTCTCTCCCAGTCCAAAATTGGTACAACCACCTGCAAGAAGAATAAATCTATTAATTTAAAACAGAAAGAACTAGAAGAAGAAGGCTAAAAGTTGGAAACATACTCTTCTATGACACAAAAAAAGAGTATTCATCTTATATTTCATTTTGAGAAACATATATTAGCACATATTTAATTGGCAATGCAAGTTAAATTTTGCTATAGGTTCTATGATAAGCATCTTAAAGATGCATAGACTTCTACATCACAGAACAAAATATTATGATTTCGAAAGCAATGTGGTCTGCCAGTAGCCTCATGTGTAGCTTTTCTGTTGCCTTGGGTTTTAGTAGCTTGAAGAAATCTAGGTGTAGAATATATGGAAAGTTTAGAATCAGTAACCAGATTTCTTACTTCAACTGGGTACTTTAGCTGACTTTTGGTTCTTAGTCGAAGTGCAAAGGATTTAATAACAATCAAATAACAGGGGAACTGGTCGAAATGAAACACATTAAAATGAAGTTAGCAATTGAACGAATAATCTAAATTCAATGATCAGTGTAAATTATCATCCTTAACTATCTTAACCACAAGCATCTGCATCATGTCATATTTTTTAGTAATTTTAGCACCTTGAGaataaaaatttctttttcaCTAAAATCAATCTCTTTTGTCTTTTATTAACTAATCAACATAGGTAATATGAACACAATAAACTATATATCTGATTACCCAAACAGATAGAAAGAAATAGAGGGAACCTTTTTGATGATCAAAGGGCCAGCAAAGATGACGAGAGGCACCGCGGCCGCGCACAATAAAACGCACAAGAGAGCCACCCTGACCCACCACCAAAGAGAACTACGCTTGGTGGAACAGCATTGGGGCTCGCCATCACCCAACCTCACGTAATCCCCATTCACCTCCCCCGCCCCCGACTTCGTCTCCAGATCCACGATGCCCTCGACATCCTGAGCCCGGTAGGTCATCGCGCCGCGAATCGTTCAACCGATCATCCGAGTAACGGAAGAAACCTCGTAACGGACCCGCAGATTGCCCCAAAGAAAGAGGTAGAAACCGATCCAGACGGCTGACTCCCCCGAAAAGAACCGGATGGTGGGGATGGAGACGCTTGAAGGGGAGAAGGGGCCGGCTCCGCTCCTGGATTCCCGCTCGCGGAAGcgtaaagacttcaagtaatcgaTCGAAAGCCCTAACAATTTGGGCGAAGAGGAGCGGAGCTCcttttctttctattcttcaCCTTCGGGACGCTCACGAAGCCCAATTGCTAAAGccgttgcccaatacactattgaTAGGAAagtatgaagagagagagagagagagagaggggaaggggGCGGTGGGGTGCGTTTGGACGGGTAGACGTCCTTCTTGAAGAACGGACAACGACATACCCCAAAAAGAACCACGGACACCAGCAGTGGGGCCCGCGCTTGTGACGCGATCGGGAGTTGGTCGTTGCTGGGACTCGGTGGATTCTTTTGGTGAAGTTCATGAGTCGATGTAGTTTTTAGGGTTAGGGACCCGCAGAGAGGTGACGGAGAGAAAGCTTTGGTGACTCGTTATTGTGCTCGTTGGTCACCCGCGTCAAACACTGGCTGAAAACAATGGACCCCATATCTGGGAAGAGTTCTCATCttataatgaaaaagaaaaaaacaatgaGGGCATTTAGGGAAGATGATAATAAAATTtacatttattttaaaatattaattgttTTTAATAATGGAATATAAAAGAAATTAGTATTGGCAACTCCTTTTGTTATTCATAATCCTATTTTAAGAATTATAATAATCCTAAAATACCCATTTGTAAATGTATATaaatgtctttttcttttttttcttctcttcctatcTTATCTACCCATATCCAGAAGTATGATTGAGAAATTAAGCgtgagataaaaaatatattatcaagaaaaatctaaaaaataaaattattgaatCGCCGGTGGTGGTGGAGGGCGCGGATGGGTGGGGCGGTGGCGGTGCGACGTGGGACCGCCACGCGTCCGTTGGCAGGAGTTTGTTTAGACTTGTGCAAACGAACGATGGAAGAGTTCTTTTTATTGCCCCCAATAAGAACATTAAGAAACATGCTATCGGCATGTGTCGTGGTGACGGATAATTCTAAACGTCCGCGGCCAGCAAGATCAAAATGGCCTCCGCGTGGCTCACAAGTTTGATGTGGGGGCCACCTGAAATCAGCAACTTCCTGTGAATGAACGGCTGAGGACGCGTGTATCGATTTGGGCCCGGCGCGCTCGTAGTGCAGCGCCCTTGGTTGACAAATGGACTCGCTAAATTTCAAGTTGAATTGGTTGTTCCCACCGTTTCAAAGCTGTAGAAGGTGAGGAATTGTTGGCGTCACTCGAGACGATCTTTTTATCTTTCAAAACAAAATGTCAGTCTTTAGTCGTAGAGATAGAGTTGACAAAGATGATATTACTATTCTCATACAACGTTctattttatgatttttcataAAGGATTCTCTTTTTCTTAAGCTTGATGTGACGAAATTGATTCCAACTATCGCAAAAATGAGACCTCAACATCAATACGTGAAATTTTAACATGATATTTAACAAATAATTCTTAAAGAATAATGAATGCTTCAGATCATACATAAAGTAACCATCCAAAGAATTATTATGTTTGACAAAAAAAACAAAGGTCAATATCAATAAACTTCATATGCCGGGCCTCCACCTCCAACCAAAAGGAACCTCCGGTTTAACGCGTGGTGGAATCTTTTTATCCACATAACTGAGCAACTCACAAAATTCTTCTGTATAATCCAAATCCTTGTTTGCTGGTGAAATTATTGCTGTGACCTGTTACCCATTGCTGTGTCAGTCTGCTGTTTCTGCAGTTGGTAGAGAGGCGTATGTGGAAGTTGCTGCTTCGGCTGAGGTTGAAACATCTGAGAATTAGCTGATGTTTGCCGGTGCAAGTCATTCGAAGGATGAGCATCAGCCAGCCCGGTAGCAGCAAGTTTCAGACGCTGGACTTCACCAGTCAGAGCCTCGTTTAGAGCTGCACAATGGCACAACAACATAATTCACTGCATTATGACTAAGGTAAAttgaatcatataataatatcaGCGCTAAGAAGTTAGCAGCAAGCAAACTCATCACATCGGTTTATCAGGACTGGAACGCATATGCATCAGGTAAGTAATGCGGCATTCATAGAATGAGTACTTTGCTAACTAATTAGAAGTTAGCATATATCAGATTCGACATTAATTTAACCTAAAACTAAGATTGTTGAATTGCGAGCCAAATTCAATATATGAATTATTATATCAACtaattcatttttaaaattttagcttGTTGAATTGTGGGTCAAAcctaatatatatacttataatttttatattttttatcaatatgaGACTATtctcttaatcctctttcaatttTTACCTTTCTGAATATCTCATAACATCTCCTCTATTTATGTGTGATTCAATTGTTTTGTTTATTGGTAAGGGTAGATCAAAGTTCAAACTATGCTTAGACTTTTCTTTTATTTACTTGGCTGCTATTCTCTCATTCCTTTATCAATCTTCGCTTATCAATCTTTATCTTGTGTTTTtctagttttaatttgaaatttaaatccagcaataacaaaaaaaatgtaATGGCATTAGGAAAACATGTTACATAAACAAAACCTAGAATCTCATGTTAGGAGATGGCATCTGAACAAAGACCCTAAGAGCATTACTGCCCCCTCATAAAAGAAAGCTGGGAATTGCTCCTAGATATATGAACCTTAGTACAACACAATTTCTTTAAAATTAGCCAGAGATAGAGCAATACAGAACAGCAGAAAATAATTTAGGGAGGCTTGATGTGTATTTGGCTTGGTCTTCAATAGTAAGGACAAGTTTTTCTATAACTAATAGATTTAATCTTAGAATATGAATTGACTTCATTGTTTTTCAATTTAATTGGAAGATAATACTTTGAGTGTAAGTCTAATGAGGAACATTGGGTTGGTTGCTCTATTTCACAATTTCACTTCTACCCCACAAACATTCAGTAGAcaagagaaataataataataattttctgcTAGTAGACTGCTGATGATGTTGGAAACAGAATCTCAAATatacaaacaaatatatatattcaagaaCCAATGAGAACACCCAGTCCATTTCTCATAAGCATGGGTTTGGCTATAGACAACTCAAATCAACAATTTTCTTCATCACCCTCCAAATTTGGTCCCGAATCTGCTTCTAGATATCCAATCCTGGTTTATACAAATCAGGAAGGTTTGGAATTATAAAGAACCACACCCACTACTATCCTTAGTTTATACCATGTCAGTGAAGTTACTTGTAAATTTAGATTGGTGTGTAGTCACTGCATACAAGGACATGTACTACACTGTTCCCATGAATTCAGCCTTTCTATTGCAGCACACCTCAGCTATCACATACTACCCCTTCTGGAATCATAACTATCTAGTGATACCACGAGAGCCATCAATCCTTAAACTGGATGTTTTTGACATAGGAACAAGTTACAGTCCTCatgtatcttcatgtgtgacatgtAGAAACTAATTAAgcagaaaatataataaaaaaaaactcaaaaccaGCATATTTTGCAGTTCTAAGATGGGGAAATTTTCGAGAATCaatttatttaagaaaaaacacAGGGTCTTATGAATT belongs to Musa acuminata AAA Group cultivar baxijiao chromosome BXJ3-5, Cavendish_Baxijiao_AAA, whole genome shotgun sequence and includes:
- the LOC103985694 gene encoding uncharacterized protein LOC103985694 is translated as MTYRAQDVEGIVDLETKSGAGEVNGDYVRLGDGEPQCCSTKRSSLWWWVRVALLCVLLCAAAVPLVIFAGPLIIKKVVVPILDWERATFSTSVLGLLLFSCIALFPSMLLPSSPCMWIAGMTFGYGYGFLLIISASCIGMSLPFFVGSFFRDNIHRWLEKWPKKAAIVRLAGEGDWFHQFRAVILLRISPFPYIIFNYAAVATNVKYGPYISGSLIGTVHEVFITIYSGRVLRSLADATNTGGFLSVQQVLYDIIGFCIAAAATAAITIYAKSTLQNLQAEDELS